The sequence CATTGCCAAGGCCTGGGGCTACGGCAGCATCCCGCAACCGTTGCTGCCGAGCTTGCTGGCCAAACGGCTGTCCGCCGCCGCACGAGAGGTTGATGGCCCGGTCACCTTCGCGTTGCCGCTCGGCGACGGTGCCCTTGTCCCGTTCGGTGCGCTCGACGGTATCGTCGTGGCCTCGGCCCTCGGTGACATCGAGGGGGAAGTGACCGAGGTACCCACCGGTGATGTCGACGGGTTGGACCTGGTCGGCCGCGGTGTCCACACCGCCGTCGCCACGACGTTCACCACAGAGGCGGCCCGTGAGGTGGCCCTCGTTCTCGCGGCCGAGGTCCTCGGCGGAGCGGAACGCCTACTCGCCGATTCACTCACCTTCGTGATCGAACGCGAACAGTTCGGCCGACCAGTGGGGTCCTTCCAGGCGGTCAAACACAACCTGGCCACCGCGACCGTCAACGTGGAGGCAGCGGACACCGCACTGATCTGGGGATCACAGCAAGACACCAACGCGTTCCGTGGTGCGCTCTTCGCGGTAGATCAGTGCATCGATGTAGCCGAGATCGCGGTGCACGTTCACGGCGGTCTCGGATTCACCTGGGAGGTCGGACTGCACTTCCCGCTTCGGAAGATGCTGAGCGTCCGCAGAATCATCGACCGTCTCGAGCGCGACCACACCTGAGACTGCACCTACGAGCAGCCGCCGGGCGCCAACCCGGCGGCTGCTTCGTCGTGCCTGCAGGCCGGCAACGACGGACAGCGCGACGTCCGGACGGTCGAGCAGTCCGGACGTCGCGGTGTGGCTCTGACGGGCCGTGAGCTCTACTCGTCGACGACTGCTCCCGCGCAGTTCACGAGACCGCCGTCGACGACGAACTCCGCACCGGTCGAATACGACGACTCGTCCGAGGCCAGGTAGACGATCAGGTTCGCGACCTCATCCGCCTCCCCGATCCGCCGAATCGGAGCAGCAAGCGAGGACAGATCCATGCCCTCCGTCAATGGAGTCCTGACCGTACCGGGGTGCACCGAGTTGGCACGCACGTTCTTGCCCCCGAGTTCGGCGGCAACGGACTTGGTCAGACCACGCAGCGCGAACTTGGATGCCGCGTAACCATGTTGGCCCGCGCTACCAGTCAGACCCGCCGTGGACGAGATATTGATGATCGACGCCGGAGCTGACCGAACGAGTTCGTCACGGGCAGCCTTGATGCCGATGAAGGACCCGGTGAGGTTGACGTTCAAGATGGTGTTCCACTGATCCAACGAGTAGTTCTCGAGAAACCCGAAATTGACGATGCCGGCGTTGTTTACCAGCACATTGAGTTTCCCGAACGTGCTGACCGCGGTCGCGACGGCATTCGCCCAGTCGTCCTCGCTGGTGACGTCGAGGTGGACGAAGACCGCGTTCTCGCCGAGTTCATCCGCGAGCAGCTTGCCAAGGTCGTCCAGGATGTCGCCGATGACGACCTGTCCGCCTTCGCGGACCACCGCACGAGCGTGGGCGGCGCCCATGCCCTGAGCTGCGCCGCTGACAAGAGCGACTTTGCTTTCGAGTCTGCCGGTCATAGAGATCTTGCTCCTTGGTTCGAGGAATGACGATGTCGGCTGCCACGCTCAGCCTCACAGGCCGATGTGTGGCATACACCACACAACTTCGGTCACCGCGTCAAAGACCGCAAGGGTAGGGGCGGTCGGGAAAGTCGGGTAGTCACTACTCTGCACCTGCGCGGTGATGCCCATCACAGTGGAGTGAAGGCAGTGGCCGGTGTCCTACCCGCCACGCCTGCTGATACCAGCGCCGCGACGTCCGCCAGCTCGGGGACATCGTGGCCCGTCCCAAGGCAGGAGACATTGCACTGATGACTGCGACAGTCGCTACGACGAGTCTGTTCACGAACGCCGATCACTACCACACCCCGTTGGGTCCCGATGGCACGCCGCACGCCTTCTTCGAGGCGCTGCGCGACGAAGCCGAGAGCACCCCCATCGGATGGAGTGAGGCCTACGGTGGGCATTGGGTGGTAGCCGGATACAAGGAAGCCCAGGCGGTCATTCAGAACACCAAGGCCTTCTCCAACAAGGGCGTCACGTTTCCGCGCTACGAAACCGGCGAATTCGAGCTGATGCTGGCCGGGCAGGACGACCCCATCCACAAGAAGTACCGCAAGCTCGTGGCGAAGCCGTTCTCACCGGAGGCGACCGACCTGTTCACCGAGCAGCTGCGTCAAACCACCAACGACCTGATCGATGAGCGCATCGAAAGCGGTGAAGGCGACGCGGCCACCTGGCTGGCGGACGAGATCCCGGCCCGGTTGACGGCCATTCTCCTCGGCCTTCCGCCCGAGGATGGCGACACCTACCGCCGGTGGGTCTGGGCCATCACACACGTGGAAAACCCGGAGGAAGGCGCCGCGATCTTCGGCGAGCTGGTAGCGCACGCCCGCGCTCTGATCGCCGAGCGCCGCGAGAACCCGGGCAACGACATCATGTCCCGCGTCATCATGTCCAAAGTGGACGGTGAAAGCCTCTCCGAAGACGACCTGATCGGCTTCTTCACGATCCTGCTCCTCGGTGGCATCGACAACACCGCACGCTTCCTCAGCTCGGTCTTCTGGCGCCTGGCGTGGGACATCGAGCTGCGTCGCCGCCTCATCGCCCACCCCGAACAGATCCCCGGCGCGGTCGACGAGCTGCTGCGCTTCTACGCTCCCGCAATGGTCGGCCGACTCGTCACCGAAGAGGTAACCATAGGCGACGTCACGATGAAGCCGGGCCAGACGGCCATGCTGTGGTTCGCGGTCGCCAACCGTGATCGCTCGGCGTTCGACTCTCCCGACAACATCGTGATCGAGCGGGAGCCGAATCGGCACCTGTCACTGGGCCACGGAATCCACCGTTGCCTGGGTGCACATCTGATCCGCGTCGAGGCACGCGTGGCGATCGGCGAATTCCTCGAGCGTATACCGGAGTTCTCGCTCGACCCGAACAAGGAATGCGAGTGGTTGATGGGCCAGGTAGCCGGCATGCTGCACGTGCCGATCGTCTTTCCCGAAGGTAAGCGACTGGCATGAGCGAACTCCGATCCCGGGCGATCGGCGAGCTCGAACCGTCCATCGCCATTGTGGGCAGCGGCCCGGCCGGCTGCTACACCGCGCAGATGCTGCGCAAGCGATGGGCGGCGGCGCAGATCGTCGTCTTCGAACGACTCCCCGTTCCATACGGACTGTTACGTTACGGCGTGTCCCCGGACCACCAGGGCACGAAGGCGGTCGCTCGGCAATTCGATCGGCTGTTCACCGACGGCGGCGTGCACCTGATCGGCAACGTCGAAGTGGGAAAGCATGTTTCGATCGATCAGCTCCAGGATGCATTCGACATCGTGGTTGTTGCGGCGGGGCTCGGGGCGGATCGCCCCCTCCCCGGCGTCGACGGTGACGGCGTCTACGGGGCCGGGCAGATCATGAGATGGTTCAACTCACACCCCGATGAACACTCGTTCACACCACATTTCGGAGCGACCACGACGATCATCGGCAACGGCAACGTGGCCGTGGATGTCCTGCGGCTCCTGGCCAAACACCGAGATTCGTTCACCGGCAGCGATCTGGATCCGCAGCGGATCGATCAGCAACCCTCCCGAATCCATGTGGTCGGAAGATCCTCCGCCTCGGCCGCCAAATTCGACAGCGTGATGATCCGAGAGCTGGCGGACATCGACGACGCAGTCTTCGACGTCGATGCCGTCGACGACACCGGCCACACGGACAAGAAAATTAAAGCCAAGATCGAGGCACTGCTAGATCTCACCACCGGACGTGCCGTGCCGCCGACGTCACGAGTCCACGTGAGCTTCCACTTCGGATGGACGCCGGAATCCATCGAGTCCAACCCAACCGGCCGCACACTGTCCCTTGTGGACACCGAGTCCCGGCAGGCGTCCAAGGTGATCGAGACCGACAGTGTCGTCACCGCCGTCGGTTTCGGGCACGGGCTGCGCCACGAGATCGACAGGACCCACCTCGAATCCAACCTGGCCGACCTCGACAGCGGCCTTCTGGACTCTGGGCTCTACTGCTCGGGATGGTTCCGCCGTGGACCCACCGGCGGCATCCCCGCCAACCGCCTGGACGCGAAGACGGTGTGCGCGCGCATCGTCGCGGACGTAGAGACCGGTGCAATCACGCCGGCGAAGATCGGTCTCCAGGCGCTCGCGGCGGACCTGCACCCCGACACAGTCGATTTCGCCGGGTGGCGAAGGATCGACGCGACAGAAGTGACACGCCCAGCACACGGCCGATGCCGCACGAAAGTGTCCGACATCGCGACGATGCTCGACCTCGCCAGAACCGTCACGGACCAACGTATAACCCCGAAACACGTCGAGAACCCGACAACCGACGCCGTCGGACACAAGGAGGAGAGATGAACGCACTGATCCTGTACGGGACCGAGACGGGAAATGCCGAAGCAACCGCGACGGCAATTTCCCAGGTACTCGCGGGAACCGTTGACTCGGAGGTTCACGACCTCGCGGACACGACGCCGGACGCAATGACACAGGCAGGCGCAGACCTCGTCGTTCTCGTGACCGCGACCCATGGTGAGGGCGACTTCGCCGGTGGCGGAGCGGACTTCTTCGAAGCACTGACCGAAACGAAACCGGACCTCACGGGCCTTCGCTTCGCCGTGTTCGGTCTCGGCGACAGCTACTACACCACCTTCAACCAGGCGGGCGAAACCGCAGCCACCATTCTGACAACCCTGGGCGCGACGCAGGTCGGCGACACCGCCCGGCACGACGCGTCCAGTGGTGACGACCCCGAGGAGATTGCAGAGGAGTGGGCACGCGAGGTCCTCGCGGCGCTGCCTGCGCCCGTGGCATCATAGACGAGATCGACAGTAGGCTGTGTCCACCCGAAGGGTGGGTTTCATGACAACGACGTCGAAGAATGCGCCCCGATCCATCACCGACCCGTGGCCGCTGATCGGCAGGGCAGCAGAGGTCGAAGACGTGTGCGCTCGGATCCGATCGAACCGCAGTGTGCTGCTCGCGGGTCCTGCAGGCGTAGGCAAGAGCCGTCTTGCGGGTGAGGT comes from Rhodococcus oxybenzonivorans and encodes:
- a CDS encoding cytochrome P450, giving the protein MTATVATTSLFTNADHYHTPLGPDGTPHAFFEALRDEAESTPIGWSEAYGGHWVVAGYKEAQAVIQNTKAFSNKGVTFPRYETGEFELMLAGQDDPIHKKYRKLVAKPFSPEATDLFTEQLRQTTNDLIDERIESGEGDAATWLADEIPARLTAILLGLPPEDGDTYRRWVWAITHVENPEEGAAIFGELVAHARALIAERRENPGNDIMSRVIMSKVDGESLSEDDLIGFFTILLLGGIDNTARFLSSVFWRLAWDIELRRRLIAHPEQIPGAVDELLRFYAPAMVGRLVTEEVTIGDVTMKPGQTAMLWFAVANRDRSAFDSPDNIVIEREPNRHLSLGHGIHRCLGAHLIRVEARVAIGEFLERIPEFSLDPNKECEWLMGQVAGMLHVPIVFPEGKRLA
- a CDS encoding flavodoxin domain-containing protein, encoding MNALILYGTETGNAEATATAISQVLAGTVDSEVHDLADTTPDAMTQAGADLVVLVTATHGEGDFAGGGADFFEALTETKPDLTGLRFAVFGLGDSYYTTFNQAGETAATILTTLGATQVGDTARHDASSGDDPEEIAEEWAREVLAALPAPVAS
- a CDS encoding SDR family oxidoreductase, translating into MTGRLESKVALVSGAAQGMGAAHARAVVREGGQVVIGDILDDLGKLLADELGENAVFVHLDVTSEDDWANAVATAVSTFGKLNVLVNNAGIVNFGFLENYSLDQWNTILNVNLTGSFIGIKAARDELVRSAPASIINISSTAGLTGSAGQHGYAASKFALRGLTKSVAAELGGKNVRANSVHPGTVRTPLTEGMDLSSLAAPIRRIGEADEVANLIVYLASDESSYSTGAEFVVDGGLVNCAGAVVDE
- a CDS encoding FAD-dependent oxidoreductase gives rise to the protein MSELRSRAIGELEPSIAIVGSGPAGCYTAQMLRKRWAAAQIVVFERLPVPYGLLRYGVSPDHQGTKAVARQFDRLFTDGGVHLIGNVEVGKHVSIDQLQDAFDIVVVAAGLGADRPLPGVDGDGVYGAGQIMRWFNSHPDEHSFTPHFGATTTIIGNGNVAVDVLRLLAKHRDSFTGSDLDPQRIDQQPSRIHVVGRSSASAAKFDSVMIRELADIDDAVFDVDAVDDTGHTDKKIKAKIEALLDLTTGRAVPPTSRVHVSFHFGWTPESIESNPTGRTLSLVDTESRQASKVIETDSVVTAVGFGHGLRHEIDRTHLESNLADLDSGLLDSGLYCSGWFRRGPTGGIPANRLDAKTVCARIVADVETGAITPAKIGLQALAADLHPDTVDFAGWRRIDATEVTRPAHGRCRTKVSDIATMLDLARTVTDQRITPKHVENPTTDAVGHKEER
- a CDS encoding acyl-CoA dehydrogenase family protein → MTIVEQKQNPKSRYAMTTLPNEYGVIGAEGIGDLVKRATSHAPIATYVEESEPPISWAAIAEAGWDLAGIVEDDTCASTRDLVAIAKAWGYGSIPQPLLPSLLAKRLSAAAREVDGPVTFALPLGDGALVPFGALDGIVVASALGDIEGEVTEVPTGDVDGLDLVGRGVHTAVATTFTTEAAREVALVLAAEVLGGAERLLADSLTFVIEREQFGRPVGSFQAVKHNLATATVNVEAADTALIWGSQQDTNAFRGALFAVDQCIDVAEIAVHVHGGLGFTWEVGLHFPLRKMLSVRRIIDRLERDHT